A genome region from Euphorbia lathyris chromosome 4, ddEupLath1.1, whole genome shotgun sequence includes the following:
- the LOC136226307 gene encoding transcription termination factor MTERF15, mitochondrial-like, giving the protein MFQFLCKKLLHSRNGSTVTPHNRSMVVSFSVRYLSSDSDNPHSFNLSYLTKTCGLSPKSALSASKTLQFESSEQPDSVVSSLEKFGFSKIQISEMIIKFPKMLCCDPTMTISPKLEFFRSRGASTPDLVTIFTTYPWIFRISLENRLVGNFNLLTDLLKSEYKAIELIKRNAGVLNASLEVALIPNINTLRENGVPASSILLLIHANWVSIGANPVKFAKILEEVKKMGFNPVKSQFVFAIIALTGLSKSKRDEKVAIYKRWGWSDEDIITAFKRLPSILSISEDKLMAVMDFYVNKLGLHYSVIVSCPALLRYSLKKRIIPRGAVIEFLLSKGLVKLNSSITSLFTYSERRFLEKYVKCHEEAPRLIQLYNHKLNLSETRKSEEDVE; this is encoded by the coding sequence ATGTTTCAATTTCTCTGCAAAAAGCTTCTCCATTCTAGAAATGGTTCCACAGTCACACCTCATAACCGTTCAATGGTGGTTTCATTTTCAGTCCGATACTTATCATCTGATTCTGATAATCCACACTCTTTTAATCTTTCTTACCTCACAAAAACATGTGGATTATCTCCTAAATCAGCTCTTTCAGCTTCTAAAACTCTCCAATTTGAATCCTCGGAGCAGCCAGATTCGGTTGTATCCTCCTTGGAAAAGTTTGGATTCTCGAAAATTCAAATCTCTGAAATGATCATAAAGTTCCCCAAAATGCTATGTTGCGATCCGACGATGACCATTTCCcccaaacttgaattttttCGCTCTAGAGGAGCTTCAACCCCTGACCTTGTTACAATCTTCACTACCTACCCTTGGATCTTCAGGATAAGCTTAGAAAATAGGTTGGTTGGTAATTTTAATCTTTTGACTGACCTATTAAAATCCGAATATAAAGCCATTGAATTGATTAAACGAAATGCTGGTGTTCTAAATGCTAGTCTTGAAGTTGCTCTAATACCTAATATAAACACTTTGAGAGAAAATGGCGTGCCTGCATCAAGTATTTTGCTGTTAATTCATGCTAATTGGGTAAGTATTGGAGCAAATCCAGTCAAATTTGCAAAGATTTTGGAGGAAGTCAAGAAAATGGGATTTAATCCTGTGAAGTCACAGTTTGTTTTTGCAATCATAGCATTGACAGGACTGAGCAAATCGAAGAGGGATGAGAAGGTTGCGATATATAAGAGGTGGGGTTGGTCCGATGAAGATATAATTACAGCCTTCAAGAGGCTCCCATCGATTCTCTCAATCTCAGAGGATAAGCTAATGGCCGTGATGGATTTTTATGTCAACAAATTGGGTTTACACTATTCAGTCATTGTGAGTTGTCCTGCATTACTCAGATACAGCTTGAAGAAGAGGATCATTCCAAGAGGTGCAGTTATTGAATTTCTGTTATCCAAGGGTCTAGTCAAATTGAATTCAAGCATAACTAGTTTGTTCACATATTCAGAGAGGCGTTTCTTGGAAAAATATGTGAAATGTCATGAGGAAGCTCCTCGTTTAATTCAGCTGTATAACCACAAGTTAAATCTTTCCGAAACAAGAAAATCGGAAGAAGATGTAGAATGA
- the LOC136227490 gene encoding transcription termination factor MTERF4, chloroplastic-like isoform X2, whose translation MFQFLYKTLLHSRNVSTVAPHNTSMVVSFSLRYLSCVSDNPHSFTLSYLTKTCGLSPKSALSASKTLQFESSEQPDSVVSSLEKFGFSKIQISEMIIKFPKMLCCDPTMTISPKLEFFRSRGASTPDLVTIFTTYPWIFRISLENRLVGNFNLLTDLLKSEYKAIELIKRNAGVLNASLEVALIPNINTLRENGVPASSILLLIHANWVSIGANPVKFGKILEEVKEMGFNPLKSQFVFAIIALTGLSKSKRDEKVAIYKRWGWSDEDIITAFKRLPSILSISEDKLMAVMDFYVNKLGLHYSVIVSCPALFRYSLKKRIIPRERRFLEKYVKCHEEAPRLIQLYNHKLNLSETIKSGEDVE comes from the exons ATGTTTCAATTTCTCTACAAAACGCTTCTCCATTCTAGAAATGTTTCCACTGTCGCACCTCATAACACATCAATGGTGGTTTCATTTTCACTCAGATACTTATCATGTGTTTCTGATAATCCACACTCTTTTACTCTTTCTTACCTCACAAAAACATGTGGATTATCTCCTAAATCAGCTCTTTCAGCTTCTAAAACTCTCCAATTTGAATCCTCGGAGCAGCCAGATTCGGTTGTATCCTCCTTGGAAAAGTTTGGATTCTCGAAAATTCAAATCTCTGAAATGATCATAAAGTTCCCCAAAATGCTATGTTGCGATCCGACGATGACCATTTCCcccaaacttgaattttttCGCTCTAGAGGAGCTTCAACCCCTGACCTTGTTACAATCTTCACTACCTACCCTTGGATCTTCAGGATAAGCTTAGAAAATAGGTTGGTTGGTAATTTTAATCTTTTGACTGACCTATTAAAATCCGAATATAAAGCCATTGAATTGATCAAACGAAATGCTGGTGTTCTAAATGCTAGTCTTGAAGTTGCTCTAATACCTAATATAAACACTTTGAGAGAAAATGGAGTGCCTGCATCAAGTATTTTGCTGTTAATTCATGCTAATTGGGTAAGTATTGGAGCAAATCCAGTCAAATTTGGAAAGATTTTGGAGGAAGTCAAGGAAATGGGATTTAATCCTTTGAAGTCACAGTTTGTTTTTGCAATCATAGCATTGACAGGACTGAGCAAATCGAAGAGGGATGAGAAGGTTGCGATATATAAGAGGTGGGGTTGGTCCGATGAAGATATAATTACAGCCTTCAAGAGGCTCCCATCGATTCTCTCAATCTCAGAGGATAAGCTAATGGCCGTGATGGATTTTTATGTCAACAAATTGGGTTTACATTATTCAGTCATTGTGAGTTGTCCTGCATTATTCAGATACAGCTTGAAGAAGAGGATCATTCCAAGAG AGAGGCGTTTCTTGGAAAAATATGTGAAATGTCATGAGGAAGCTCCTCGTTTAATTCAGCTGTACAACCACAAGTTAAATCTTTCCGAAACAATAAAATCCGGAGAAGATGTAGAATGA
- the LOC136227490 gene encoding transcription termination factor MTERF15, mitochondrial-like isoform X1 produces the protein MFQFLYKTLLHSRNVSTVAPHNTSMVVSFSLRYLSCVSDNPHSFTLSYLTKTCGLSPKSALSASKTLQFESSEQPDSVVSSLEKFGFSKIQISEMIIKFPKMLCCDPTMTISPKLEFFRSRGASTPDLVTIFTTYPWIFRISLENRLVGNFNLLTDLLKSEYKAIELIKRNAGVLNASLEVALIPNINTLRENGVPASSILLLIHANWVSIGANPVKFGKILEEVKEMGFNPLKSQFVFAIIALTGLSKSKRDEKVAIYKRWGWSDEDIITAFKRLPSILSISEDKLMAVMDFYVNKLGLHYSVIVSCPALFRYSLKKRIIPRGAVIEFLLSKGLVKLDSSITSLFTYSERRFLEKYVKCHEEAPRLIQLYNHKLNLSETIKSGEDVE, from the coding sequence ATGTTTCAATTTCTCTACAAAACGCTTCTCCATTCTAGAAATGTTTCCACTGTCGCACCTCATAACACATCAATGGTGGTTTCATTTTCACTCAGATACTTATCATGTGTTTCTGATAATCCACACTCTTTTACTCTTTCTTACCTCACAAAAACATGTGGATTATCTCCTAAATCAGCTCTTTCAGCTTCTAAAACTCTCCAATTTGAATCCTCGGAGCAGCCAGATTCGGTTGTATCCTCCTTGGAAAAGTTTGGATTCTCGAAAATTCAAATCTCTGAAATGATCATAAAGTTCCCCAAAATGCTATGTTGCGATCCGACGATGACCATTTCCcccaaacttgaattttttCGCTCTAGAGGAGCTTCAACCCCTGACCTTGTTACAATCTTCACTACCTACCCTTGGATCTTCAGGATAAGCTTAGAAAATAGGTTGGTTGGTAATTTTAATCTTTTGACTGACCTATTAAAATCCGAATATAAAGCCATTGAATTGATCAAACGAAATGCTGGTGTTCTAAATGCTAGTCTTGAAGTTGCTCTAATACCTAATATAAACACTTTGAGAGAAAATGGAGTGCCTGCATCAAGTATTTTGCTGTTAATTCATGCTAATTGGGTAAGTATTGGAGCAAATCCAGTCAAATTTGGAAAGATTTTGGAGGAAGTCAAGGAAATGGGATTTAATCCTTTGAAGTCACAGTTTGTTTTTGCAATCATAGCATTGACAGGACTGAGCAAATCGAAGAGGGATGAGAAGGTTGCGATATATAAGAGGTGGGGTTGGTCCGATGAAGATATAATTACAGCCTTCAAGAGGCTCCCATCGATTCTCTCAATCTCAGAGGATAAGCTAATGGCCGTGATGGATTTTTATGTCAACAAATTGGGTTTACATTATTCAGTCATTGTGAGTTGTCCTGCATTATTCAGATACAGCTTGAAGAAGAGGATCATTCCAAGAGGTGCAGTTATTGAATTTCTGTTATCCAAGGGTCTGGTCAAATTGGATTCAAGCATAACTAGTTTGTTCACATATTCAGAGAGGCGTTTCTTGGAAAAATATGTGAAATGTCATGAGGAAGCTCCTCGTTTAATTCAGCTGTACAACCACAAGTTAAATCTTTCCGAAACAATAAAATCCGGAGAAGATGTAGAATGA
- the LOC136226280 gene encoding transcription termination factor MTERF15, mitochondrial-like: MFQFLCKTLLHSRNGSTVTPHNPSMVVSFSVRYLSCDSDNPHSFTLSYLTKTCGLSPKSALLASKTLQFESSEQPDSVVSSLEKFGFSKIQISEMIKKFPKMLCCHPEKTISPKLEFFRSSGASTPDLVTIFTTYPWIFNISLETKLVGNFSFFVDLLQSEYKAIELIKRNARVLNTSLEVALMPNINTLRENGVPASSILLLIHTSWVSIGTNPVKFGKILEEVKEMGFNPLKSQFVLAIKTLTGLSKSKRDEKVAIYKRWGWSDEDIITAFKKFPSILSISEDKLMAAMDFYVKKLGLHYSVILSCPALLGYSLKKRLIPRGAVIEFLLSKGLVKLDSSITSLFTYSERRFLEKYVKCHEEAPRLIHLYNHKLNLSETRKSREDVE; encoded by the coding sequence ATGTTTCAATTTCTCTGCAAAACGCTTCTCCATTCTAGAAATGGTTCCACTGTCACACCTCATAACCCATCAATGGTTGTTTCATTTTCAGTCCGATACTTATCATGTGATTCTGATAATCCACACTCTTTTACTCTTTCTTACCTCACAAAAACATGTGGATTATCTCCTAAATCGGCTCTTTTAGCTTCTAAAACTCTCCAATTTGAATCCTCGGAGCAGCCTGATTCGGTTGTATCCTCCTTGGAAAAGTTTGGATTCTCGAAAATTCAAATCTCTGAAATGATCAAAAAGTTCCCTAAAATGCTATGTTGCCATCCAGAGAAGACCATTTCCCCCAAACTTGAGTTCTTTCGCTCTAGCGGAGCTTCAACCCCTGATCTTGTAACAATCTTCACTACCTACCCCTGGATCTTCAACATAAGTTTAGAAACTAAGTTGGttggtaattttagtttttttgttGACCTATTGCAATCTGAATATAAAGCCATTGAATTGATAAAACGAAATGCTCGTGTTCTAAATACTAGTCTTGAAGTTGCTCTAATGCCTAATATAAACACTTTGAGAGAAAATGGAGTGCCTGCATCAAGTATTTTGCTGTTAATTCATACTAGTTGGGTAAGTATTGGAACAAATCCAGTCAAATTTGGAAAGATTTTGGAGGAAGTCAAGGAAATGGGATTTAATCCTTTGAAATCACAGTTTGTTTTAGCAATCAAAACATTGACAGGATTGAGCAAATCGAAGAGGGATGAGAAGGTTGCGATTTATAAGAGGTGGGGTTGGTCCGATGAAGATATAATCACAGCCTTCAAGAAGTTCCCATCAATTCTCTCAATCTCAGAGGATAAGCTAATGGCTGCGATGGATTTTTATGTAAAGAAATTGGGTTTACACTATTCAGTCATCTTGAGTTGTCCTGCACTACTCGGATACAGCTTGAAGAAGAGGCTCATTCCAAGAGGTGCAGTTATTGAATTTCTGTTATCCAAGGGTCTAGTCAAATTGGATTCAAGCATAACTAGTTTGTTCACATATTCAGAGAGGCGTTTCTTGGAAAAATATGTGAAATGTCATGAGGAAGCTCCTCGTTTAATTCATCTGTATAACCACAAGTTAAATCTTTCCGAAACAAGAAAATCCAGAGAAGATGTAGAATGA